A single Pseudoalteromonas marina DNA region contains:
- the argR gene encoding transcriptional regulator ArgR — protein MQPQDKQEALVKAFKSLLKEENFGSQGEIVDALKEQGFDNISQSKVSRMLSKFGAVRTRNAKQEMVYCLPAEMGVPTAKSPLRQLVIDIMHNEMMIIIRTSPGAAQLIARLLDSLGKADGVLGTIAGDDTIFIAPAKISEIDVTLERVRILFDTV, from the coding sequence ATGCAACCTCAAGATAAACAAGAAGCATTGGTAAAAGCGTTTAAATCACTTTTAAAAGAAGAAAACTTTGGCTCTCAAGGCGAAATAGTTGATGCGCTTAAAGAGCAAGGCTTTGACAATATAAGCCAGAGTAAAGTGTCACGCATGTTAAGTAAGTTTGGTGCTGTGCGAACCCGCAACGCTAAACAAGAAATGGTTTACTGCCTACCCGCTGAAATGGGAGTGCCGACAGCTAAAAGCCCATTACGCCAGTTAGTCATTGATATTATGCATAATGAAATGATGATTATTATTCGCACCAGTCCAGGCGCTGCGCAGCTTATTGCCCGCTTACTTGACTCGTTAGGAAAGGCCGATGGTGTATTAGGTACTATTGCCGGAGACGATACTATATTTATTGCCCCAGCAAAAATTTCTGAAATAGACGTTACGCTTGAACGAGTACGTATTTTATTTGATACGGTTTAA
- a CDS encoding DUF3718 domain-containing protein: MFKLSKLVVIAAIAAVSLSYTAPVKADDQLAISICEYIAADDKNRLRSKLKSSRVKIRNIYDSIQCNGNNLLRHAVASNAVNAGEYIVKNLSKSSLSDGADIAWAEGNHAGSALIPVIKDRAGL; this comes from the coding sequence ATGTTTAAATTATCAAAGTTAGTTGTTATTGCTGCTATCGCTGCAGTTTCACTTTCGTACACAGCTCCAGTAAAAGCTGATGATCAACTAGCAATATCTATTTGCGAGTATATCGCAGCAGATGATAAAAACCGTTTACGTAGTAAGTTAAAAAGCTCTCGTGTAAAAATTCGTAACATATATGATTCTATTCAATGTAACGGTAATAACTTATTGCGTCATGCTGTTGCCAGCAATGCAGTAAATGCAGGTGAGTATATTGTTAAAAACTTATCTAAAAGTTCATTGTCAGACGGTGCCGACATAGCCTGGGCTGAAGGCAATCACGCAGGTTCTGCGCTTATTCCTGTAATTAAAGACCGTGCTGGTTTGTAA
- the rplU gene encoding 50S ribosomal protein L21 yields the protein MYAVFQSGGKQHRVTEGQTIRLEKLDVETGAAVEFDSVLLVADGEKIEIGVPFVNGGKITAEVVSHGRGEKIKVVKFRRRKHSRKQMGHRQWFTEVKITGISA from the coding sequence ATGTACGCGGTTTTCCAAAGTGGTGGTAAACAGCATCGTGTGACTGAAGGTCAAACGATTCGTCTTGAAAAATTAGACGTTGAAACTGGTGCGGCAGTTGAATTTGATTCAGTGCTTTTAGTTGCTGATGGTGAGAAGATCGAGATCGGTGTACCGTTCGTAAACGGTGGTAAGATAACAGCTGAGGTTGTTTCACATGGTCGCGGTGAGAAGATTAAGGTTGTTAAATTTAGACGCCGTAAGCATTCTCGTAAGCAAATGGGCCACCGTCAATGGTTCACAGAAGTTAAAATCACTGGCATTAGCGCTTAA
- the rpmA gene encoding 50S ribosomal protein L27, translating into MAHKKAAGSTRNGRDSESKRLGVKRFGGESVLAGSIIVRQRGTRFHPGTNVGIGKDHTIFAKADGKVQFEQKGPLNRKYVTIVTE; encoded by the coding sequence ATGGCACATAAAAAAGCAGCTGGTAGTACTCGTAACGGTCGCGATTCAGAAAGCAAACGCCTAGGTGTTAAGCGTTTTGGTGGCGAATCAGTTCTAGCGGGTAGCATCATTGTTCGTCAGCGTGGAACACGTTTCCACCCTGGTACAAACGTAGGTATCGGTAAAGACCACACTATCTTTGCAAAAGCAGATGGTAAAGTTCAATTTGAACAAAAAGGTCCTTTAAACCGTAAATACGTAACTATCGTAACTGAGTAA
- the ispB gene encoding octaprenyl diphosphate synthase has protein sequence MDIKAIQALIESDMNDVNQLIHAQMRSEVALVNQLGLYIVNSGGKRVRPMLAILAAKALGYTGKDHITLATIVEFIHTATLLHDDVVDESNLRRGTPTANAEFGNAASVLVGDFIYTRSFQLMVGLGKMQIMQILADATNIIAEGEVLQLMNCNDPDTTEASYMQVIYSKTAKLFEAATGLAAIITNNDEATLNALNLYGMHLGTAFQLVDDVLDYNADADQLGKNIGDDLAEGKPTLPLIYAMQHGNAHQTQLIRDAIEHSNGMEHLEEILSTLKQTNALEFTMQKAELEADKAIACLDFLPESEYKHALVSLARIAVDRDH, from the coding sequence ATGGATATAAAAGCTATCCAGGCGTTAATAGAAAGCGATATGAATGACGTCAATCAACTTATACATGCGCAAATGCGCTCAGAGGTGGCGTTAGTAAACCAACTTGGTTTATACATAGTTAATAGCGGCGGCAAACGCGTTCGCCCTATGTTGGCTATTTTAGCTGCCAAAGCGCTAGGATATACTGGTAAAGACCACATTACACTTGCGACCATTGTTGAGTTTATTCACACCGCTACCTTATTACACGACGACGTTGTTGATGAGTCAAACTTACGCCGAGGCACCCCGACCGCTAACGCTGAATTTGGTAATGCTGCTAGCGTATTAGTTGGCGACTTTATATACACGCGCTCATTCCAGTTAATGGTTGGTTTAGGCAAAATGCAAATTATGCAAATACTCGCCGATGCTACCAATATCATTGCTGAAGGTGAAGTGCTGCAACTTATGAATTGCAACGATCCAGACACAACCGAAGCCAGCTACATGCAAGTTATTTACTCCAAAACGGCTAAGCTGTTTGAGGCTGCTACCGGGCTTGCTGCTATTATTACCAATAATGATGAAGCCACGCTCAATGCATTAAACTTATACGGTATGCACTTAGGTACGGCATTTCAGCTTGTTGACGACGTGCTTGATTATAACGCCGATGCAGACCAGCTAGGTAAAAATATAGGCGATGATCTAGCCGAAGGTAAGCCTACCCTACCACTTATATATGCAATGCAACACGGTAATGCGCATCAAACACAGTTAATTCGTGATGCTATTGAGCACAGTAATGGTATGGAACATTTAGAAGAGATTTTATCTACGTTAAAACAAACCAATGCGCTTGAGTTTACAATGCAAAAAGCAGAGCTTGAAGCCGATAAAGCAATTGCTTGCTTAGATTTTCTACCAGAATCTGAATACAAGCACGCATTGGTAAGCTTAGCCCGTATAGCCGTTGACCGTGATCACTAG
- the cgtA gene encoding Obg family GTPase CgtA, with the protein MKFVDEVEIRAEAGDGGSGIVSFRREKYVPDGGPDGGDGGDGGSVYLQADENLNTLIDYQFERFHRAERGTNGRSRNCTGKKADDLFVMVPVGTRITDVDTQEGLGDLTQHGQRILVAKGGFHGLGNARFKSSTNRAPRQKTLGTPGEVRNLKLELLLLADVGLLGLPNAGKSTFIRSVSAARPKVADYPFTTLIPNLGVVRPEANKSFVIADIPGLIEGASDGAGLGIRFLKHLERCRVLLHIIDVMPVDGSNPVDNAFAIINELHQYSPKLAEKPRWLVFNKIDLLPEDEAQALCDAIAQELGESENIYQISAINKLHTQPLIHDIMTLLDSMPKEKFEQVEDEEIEFKWDTYHQKATKGDDDDWDDWDEDDYDVEVVYER; encoded by the coding sequence ATGAAGTTTGTAGATGAAGTAGAAATTCGCGCAGAGGCCGGAGACGGCGGAAGCGGTATCGTGTCTTTCCGACGTGAAAAATATGTCCCAGATGGTGGGCCTGACGGCGGTGACGGTGGAGACGGTGGTAGTGTTTATCTACAAGCTGATGAAAACTTAAATACCCTTATTGACTATCAGTTTGAGCGTTTTCACAGAGCTGAGCGCGGCACAAACGGACGTAGCCGAAACTGTACAGGTAAAAAAGCAGACGATTTGTTTGTAATGGTCCCTGTAGGTACACGTATAACCGATGTTGATACGCAAGAAGGGCTTGGTGATTTGACCCAACATGGTCAACGAATTTTGGTTGCAAAAGGTGGTTTCCACGGCTTGGGGAATGCACGTTTTAAATCAAGTACTAACCGAGCGCCTCGTCAAAAAACATTAGGTACCCCCGGTGAAGTACGTAACTTAAAACTAGAGCTACTACTATTAGCGGATGTGGGCTTATTGGGTTTACCAAATGCAGGTAAATCGACCTTTATTCGCAGTGTGTCAGCAGCAAGACCAAAAGTAGCTGATTACCCATTTACAACGCTTATTCCTAATTTAGGTGTAGTGCGTCCGGAAGCTAACAAGTCATTTGTAATAGCTGATATACCTGGGTTGATTGAAGGTGCGTCTGATGGTGCCGGTTTAGGTATCCGCTTCTTAAAGCATTTAGAGCGCTGTCGTGTGTTATTGCACATCATTGATGTAATGCCTGTTGATGGATCAAACCCAGTCGATAATGCGTTTGCAATTATAAACGAACTGCATCAATACAGTCCTAAGCTTGCAGAAAAGCCTCGTTGGTTAGTGTTTAATAAAATAGATTTGTTACCTGAAGATGAAGCACAAGCGCTATGCGATGCTATTGCACAAGAGCTAGGTGAGTCTGAAAATATTTATCAAATCTCAGCTATTAACAAGCTGCATACTCAACCGCTTATACACGATATTATGACATTGCTTGATAGCATGCCTAAAGAGAAGTTTGAGCAAGTTGAAGATGAAGAAATAGAATTTAAGTGGGATACCTACCATCAAAAAGCCACCAAAGGCGATGATGATGATTGGGATGACTGGGATGAAGATGATTACGATGTAGAAGTAGTCTACGAACGTTAA
- the mdh gene encoding malate dehydrogenase gives MKVAVLGAAGGIGQALSLLLKTGLPAGSELSLYDVAPVVPGVAVDLSHIPTDVKVAGFGADDLNKALDGADIVLIPAGMPRKPGMDRADLFNVNAGIIKTLAEGIVASCPKALVGIITNPVNGTVPIVAEVFKKAGTYDASRVFGITTLDVIRSEAFVAELKGVDVATVKVPVIGGHSGTTILPLLSQVEGVTFTEDEVAALTPRIQNAGTEVVNAKAGGGSATLSMGAAAARFCMSLVKGLQGEDVVDYAYVAVEDGDAEYFAHPVRLGKNGVEEILSYGELSAFEEKAKNDMLETLKKDIKEGVDFMA, from the coding sequence ATGAAAGTTGCTGTATTAGGTGCTGCAGGCGGTATCGGTCAAGCATTGTCTTTACTATTAAAAACAGGCTTACCAGCTGGTTCTGAATTATCACTTTACGATGTTGCACCAGTTGTACCAGGTGTTGCTGTTGACCTATCACACATCCCAACTGATGTTAAAGTAGCAGGTTTTGGCGCAGACGATTTAAACAAAGCGCTTGACGGTGCTGATATTGTTTTAATCCCAGCGGGTATGCCACGTAAACCAGGTATGGATCGTGCAGATTTATTTAACGTAAATGCCGGTATCATCAAAACACTAGCTGAAGGCATTGTAGCTAGTTGTCCTAAAGCACTTGTGGGTATCATTACTAACCCAGTAAACGGCACAGTACCGATTGTTGCTGAAGTGTTCAAGAAAGCAGGTACATACGATGCAAGCCGTGTATTTGGTATTACTACGCTTGACGTGATTCGTTCAGAAGCATTTGTTGCTGAACTTAAAGGCGTAGACGTTGCTACAGTTAAAGTACCAGTAATTGGTGGTCACTCTGGAACAACTATTCTTCCTCTACTTTCTCAAGTTGAAGGCGTAACTTTCACTGAAGACGAAGTTGCTGCACTTACTCCACGTATCCAAAATGCAGGTACTGAAGTAGTAAATGCTAAAGCAGGTGGTGGTTCAGCTACATTATCAATGGGTGCTGCTGCAGCACGTTTTTGTATGTCTTTAGTTAAAGGCCTACAAGGTGAAGATGTTGTAGATTACGCATACGTTGCTGTTGAAGATGGTGATGCAGAGTATTTTGCACACCCAGTACGTTTAGGTAAAAACGGCGTTGAAGAAATTCTTTCTTACGGCGAGCTAAGCGCATTTGAAGAAAAAGCGAAGAACGATATGCTTGAGACACTGAAAAAAGACATCAAAGAAGGTGTTGATTTCATGGCGTAA
- the folA gene encoding type 3 dihydrofolate reductase yields the protein MIISMIAAMANNRVIGLDNKMPWHLPADLQHFKAVTTGKPVIMGRKTFESIGRPLPGRRNIIITRNTEYKAEGIETVTSPEAALSLVCGVEEVMIIGGGNVYQQFLTQAERLYLTFIDLDVEGDTQFPDYQAIANWEVKEEQVKLPDEKNKHSYKFVTLYKYC from the coding sequence GTGATTATTTCAATGATTGCCGCTATGGCAAATAACCGTGTTATTGGTCTTGATAATAAAATGCCGTGGCATTTACCCGCAGATCTTCAACATTTTAAAGCCGTTACTACAGGTAAGCCTGTGATCATGGGTCGTAAAACTTTTGAGTCTATTGGTCGTCCTTTACCTGGTAGACGCAATATTATTATTACGCGCAACACTGAATATAAGGCCGAGGGTATTGAAACTGTAACAAGTCCAGAGGCCGCGCTGAGCTTGGTTTGTGGTGTTGAAGAGGTCATGATTATAGGCGGTGGAAATGTTTATCAGCAGTTTTTAACACAAGCTGAGCGCTTATATTTAACCTTTATTGATCTCGATGTTGAAGGTGATACACAGTTCCCTGATTATCAAGCTATTGCAAATTGGGAAGTGAAAGAAGAGCAAGTTAAACTGCCAGACGAAAAAAATAAACATAGTTATAAATTCGTAACTTTGTATAAATACTGCTAA
- a CDS encoding prolyl oligopeptidase family serine peptidase — translation MKTKLTLLSSALITGLVSTAPNAKEALEFTDVFNFKSAKGTQLSEDGRILSLSATPYRGNAAGQVYSLTSNSLISEVDRGTKPFINKAANWTAFTQVPTLLEKETTKKKNTLKNNLVLVNTETGEQKRFENVKDYALSNDGVWLAYRLDKKADKTDNVEKNTKNESEYEDSNAISPDKKDKVYSLVIVNLKNQQSETIDNVFSYSISATNDQLLLSQSYPDGNDNQIKLITLTSFKSEVLIDEPGVIANKIAWHPIEATVAFTLGNYVNEDTRRRNHSLQLWKNETLSTIESTNKEWTIGKTAKLSWSENGERLYFENRPKLAAKVKAKEFVDETSLYDIDTIREQKGLDVWHNKDPEIKPREKQQWNAVNKHRHYEAVYHVNSQKVVQLSTPAMPSVALNTERDTSLLGSSNSPYLEKIMYGGFFADYYAVNINTGKQTPIVANSPFRPSLSPNGLFAAYFADNEIQLKELANNKVTPVTKAIKATFADDKHDYPSDQPGYGFAGWMSDSSQVLAYSKYDIWAFNVNTNQAKRLTNGKQTNTQYRVIKLDRNQVGFKQDETLLVTAVDLQTKQRGIAKLDLENTTITEVLSGDKRFDIVKKAKKADRYLFTEQSYHQFPDFYQTDLSFLTTQKVTDLNPQTANFAWGEKPELISYKGFDGEDLQGVLIKPDGYKKGDKVPVVVYFYRYMSQRMFDFPKMELNHRPNFPMFTSNGYAIFLPDIRFEIGHPGKSSTQTMINATQKLIDLGIADPNKIGLQGHSWAGYQSAFMITQTDMFKAVVSGAPVSNMTSAYSGIRLKSGLARQFQYETGQSRIGKNLFEAPELYIENSPVFFADKVNTPILIMFGDKDDAVPWHEGVQYYLALRRAGKDATFLQYEGEPHHLKKFPNQVDFSVRMMQYFDHYLKGQPAAKWMIEGEAFISE, via the coding sequence ATGAAAACAAAGCTCACTCTCCTAAGTAGCGCACTTATTACTGGCTTAGTCAGCACCGCGCCTAATGCAAAAGAGGCATTAGAATTTACAGATGTATTTAACTTTAAATCAGCCAAAGGCACACAACTATCTGAAGATGGACGTATTTTATCTTTAAGTGCCACGCCATACCGCGGCAATGCTGCAGGTCAGGTTTACTCTTTAACCTCAAATAGTTTAATCAGCGAAGTGGACCGCGGCACCAAGCCGTTTATAAACAAAGCAGCCAACTGGACTGCATTTACACAAGTACCCACATTACTCGAAAAAGAAACCACCAAGAAAAAAAACACGCTTAAAAATAACTTAGTACTAGTAAATACAGAAACAGGTGAGCAAAAACGTTTTGAGAATGTAAAAGACTACGCATTATCAAACGACGGGGTATGGCTTGCTTATCGCTTAGATAAAAAAGCAGATAAAACTGATAATGTAGAAAAAAATACCAAAAATGAGAGTGAATATGAAGACAGCAACGCCATTTCACCTGACAAAAAAGACAAGGTTTACTCGCTCGTTATTGTTAATTTAAAAAACCAACAAAGTGAAACTATTGATAATGTTTTTAGTTACAGTATAAGTGCTACCAATGATCAGCTTTTGCTAAGTCAAAGTTACCCTGATGGTAACGACAACCAAATAAAGCTAATCACACTAACATCTTTTAAAAGTGAAGTGCTAATTGATGAACCCGGTGTTATTGCTAATAAAATAGCATGGCACCCAATCGAAGCAACCGTAGCATTTACATTGGGTAATTATGTAAACGAAGATACCCGCCGTCGAAACCACTCACTACAATTGTGGAAAAACGAAACACTTTCAACTATTGAATCTACAAACAAAGAGTGGACTATAGGCAAAACCGCAAAACTAAGCTGGTCAGAAAACGGCGAACGCTTATACTTTGAAAACCGACCAAAACTTGCAGCGAAAGTAAAAGCCAAAGAATTCGTAGATGAAACCTCACTCTATGACATTGATACCATTCGCGAGCAAAAAGGCTTGGATGTTTGGCATAATAAAGACCCAGAGATAAAACCACGAGAAAAACAGCAATGGAACGCGGTTAATAAGCACCGTCATTACGAAGCCGTATACCATGTAAATTCACAAAAAGTGGTTCAACTGAGTACCCCTGCAATGCCTAGTGTTGCTCTTAATACAGAACGCGATACTTCCTTGCTGGGCTCGTCAAATTCTCCCTATTTAGAAAAAATAATGTATGGCGGCTTTTTTGCAGATTACTACGCCGTAAACATCAATACAGGCAAGCAAACTCCTATTGTGGCTAACAGCCCTTTTAGACCTTCTCTTTCTCCTAATGGCTTATTTGCGGCTTACTTTGCTGACAACGAAATACAACTAAAAGAATTAGCTAACAATAAAGTTACTCCGGTTACAAAAGCCATAAAAGCAACTTTTGCCGACGACAAACACGATTACCCATCAGATCAACCTGGCTATGGTTTTGCAGGCTGGATGAGCGATAGCAGCCAAGTACTTGCTTATAGCAAATATGATATTTGGGCGTTTAATGTAAACACCAATCAAGCTAAACGCTTAACAAATGGAAAGCAGACTAATACACAGTATCGCGTCATTAAGCTTGATAGAAACCAGGTAGGCTTTAAACAAGATGAAACACTGCTAGTTACTGCTGTTGACCTTCAAACAAAGCAAAGAGGGATTGCAAAGCTTGATTTAGAAAACACGACCATTACTGAAGTACTCAGTGGTGATAAACGTTTTGATATTGTTAAAAAAGCCAAGAAAGCAGATAGATACCTATTTACGGAACAGAGTTATCATCAGTTCCCAGATTTCTATCAAACCGACTTAAGCTTTTTAACCACACAAAAAGTAACTGATTTGAACCCTCAAACCGCAAATTTTGCTTGGGGTGAAAAACCTGAACTGATTAGCTACAAAGGCTTTGATGGAGAAGACTTACAAGGTGTTTTAATAAAACCTGACGGTTACAAAAAAGGCGATAAAGTACCTGTTGTCGTTTATTTTTATCGTTACATGAGCCAGCGTATGTTTGATTTTCCTAAAATGGAGTTAAATCATCGCCCTAATTTCCCAATGTTTACATCAAATGGCTACGCCATCTTTTTACCTGATATTCGTTTTGAAATAGGTCACCCGGGCAAATCGTCAACGCAAACCATGATCAACGCTACCCAAAAGTTAATAGATCTTGGTATTGCCGATCCAAACAAAATTGGCTTGCAAGGTCACTCATGGGCCGGGTACCAAAGTGCATTTATGATCACCCAAACAGATATGTTTAAAGCGGTTGTATCAGGCGCGCCGGTATCTAACATGACCAGCGCATACAGTGGCATACGCTTAAAGTCAGGCCTTGCTCGCCAGTTTCAATACGAAACAGGACAAAGCCGCATAGGTAAAAACTTATTTGAGGCACCAGAGTTATATATTGAAAACTCACCCGTATTTTTTGCTGACAAGGTCAATACACCAATTTTAATCATGTTTGGAGACAAAGATGATGCGGTGCCTTGGCACGAAGGCGTACAGTATTATTTAGCACTTCGTCGTGCAGGCAAAGATGCCACTTTTTTACAGTATGAAGGTGAACCGCATCACCTTAAAAAATTCCCAAATCAGGTCGATTTTTCAGTTCGTATGATGCAGTACTTCGATCATTACCTAAAAGGTCAGCCTGCAGCTAAATGGATGATTGAAGGTGAAGCATTTATAAGTGAGTGA